GAGGTGTTCTCAGTATGGTGGAGAAAATTCTGGGGTTTAAAAATTCCACGGAAAATTCTTCATTTTGCATGGCGAGGTTTCCATGAGATTATACCCTCGAATGGTGGCCTATTTCGGCGTAAGGTTATTCCTCATAACAACTGTCCTTTTTTTGGTTATGGGGCGATTCAAATTCACATGCAATTTTCTGGTGTCCCTGGGCTCAAGGAATTTGGACTTTATTAGATTACCCTTCCCTTCACGAGGCGAAGGAAGATTTATCTTTTAAGAAAGTAATAAGCTATGCTTCTGAGATTGTGGAGAAAAATTCCTTTGaaagattaattattatttcatgGGAAATATGGACAGAGAGAAATAAGATGACTCATGGTGATCCTCAAAAATACCCTAAGCAAATAATTGGTTGGATTTCAAGTTTCTGTGATCCTGTTGATTGAATGAAGGAGCTAGTAAAGAAAAGTTTGGCTATGAGTGAGGACGGGGTTTCTAACTACTCTGCTTCTCAAAGGGATCCTTTCATAATCAATGGATCCAATTTGCTGGTAGATGCAGCTGTCTTAAAGGAATCTAAGTTATTTGGTGTGGGAGCCATTATTATGTCAGCAAATCATACAGTAATGGCTGCATTAAGCAAACCATTACGAGGTTagtattgtaaattaatttaaagatTTCTATTTTATATAGTGAACAATAGCAATTCTAAAAGTTTGAGGATTTTGACAATTTAATTATACTACCCAAAGGATTCTAAGTACAGAAGTATGGATTAGGTGTGTCTCCTTGCTCAGTTTGTACACGAATGATAACTTTGTTAGTTACTAACCAAAGTGTAGGACTTTGGTTAGTAGGGGgtgtttagttttgtttttcttttattgttttactaTAATTTTAGACCGGTGTTAGAGGGGTTTTTATTTGAGTGTTTTGTATTGTTACtacttttttctaatttgtgAATAGTAGGTTTTCCTGCCTGTAATAATGGTATTTTATTTGTCTGTTGTTTGGTTCTTTACAGGGAGTATTACTGTTTTTCAAGCTGAAACTTTTGCCTTGCTGACTGGACTAAATTGGGCTCATTCGTGTGGGATTCCCTTAGAAGCGGTTAAATCTTATTCTCTCTCCGTAGTTATGGCTATCAATAACTAGATGGTTTTTGCAAATGAGATGGGTCTGCTGTTAGGGGATGTCATAGCTTTGTTGTTTAAATTTCTGAGGACAGTTTGGTCTCATGTGTCCCACAAAGATAACACTGCGGCCCATGGATTAGCTAAATATGCCATTAGGCTAGACAATGAGTTATGCTGGTTTGAAGAGGTTCCAACACTGATTGTTGAAGTCTTCTCGAGAATGTCCTAATGTGATTCTAATCacgtttttctaaaaaaaaaacaaactatttatttaattgattgatacaataaaaataaataaaaatatgatttcAAAATtcgtaaaatatttaaattataaatctttctaacttacaaaaatagtaataataataaaccacGGTGCTTGGATGTGgtttattaaaaatatgttGAAGACTACAAACTACAAAATTTGATGTCATGTGAATAAAAAGTTTACACTATATTTAAGGCAAAAACTACATTTTAGCTAtgtaaattgaaaaaaaaaaattaagtcgtTGTTATTAGCGTATCACAATTGTAATCGCTACAATACTCAAAATCATTATTATCATCGTATTTCACTTATAAATCATTTAAATTTGCTATTATTGTATCTCACTTATAATCGATGCTACATTCAAAACTGTTGCATCACCAATATTCAAGACTAACCAAGTGTTatcaaaatcaatataaaaaaaaatctatttgaactaattatatataaaaatattataataaataagattttttacctcaaattataattattgtaCCTTCATCTtctattaaataaaaagaatatataaaaCTCATTAAGATTATTTATtgaaacatatatattaataatcttgacaaagaaaaaaatatataaaaaatatatgaatgtTCCCCGTTAAGAAAATATAGTCATATATGATTGTgtacaaaggaaaaaaaaaaaattattagtaatttttttatgatgTATTGTAATGGACTTTGTCAAAATACCaacaaatttagaataaaatatttagaaagtGAGAAATAAATGATATTGAACTTAAGTAATAATAGTCCTTATTGGCtaaaacatattattatataatagatTAATATTGTTACTTACtgatcaaaattacaaaagtaTTTTCTTCATCATATTTTTCTGTAGTTCCATTTAAAAGATCATATTTTTCTATCATCAAGATTGGttatattagaagaaaattactcaagaataaaaatattaaataataaagtatGGACAAAACTAAATTTGATTAAGAATATAcggatccaaaaaaaaaatatcttgagTTGCATATAAAATTGTGTTGTATATTTGAATATTTCTGTATTAATAGGGTCAAGgtagaaaaataaagaagaaacaaccctaaattattaataaaaagtaaataaaaaattaacaattaattattagaaatttatgaagatTGGTAAATATAGGTATATACTAGGTAGAAATTACGTGCCGAGGcacgtaaatattaattttatttaaagtttagttctttatttttctttcatttctgTAACTAAGTATGATTATGTGAATGATTTGTTTTCTTCAAATAATATTTGTGTTATTCTATTTGgttagtaaaatataattatgtatatataagtcataacaatatatgaaaataatattttttatctaCTTATAGAGAATTTAGAGGaacaatatatgtattttgcaaaattttaagCAAATATTATGTAacgaaaattaaagaaaatgtgcgatcttaaaatagaagaaaaaaatattaaataaaatcttaaGCGTATTAAAATAAGGTTTTAGAAAGAAAAGACTAACCATAATCTAAGTGGCTCATTATTGGATAAAGGTAAAGACTAACCATAGATTTAAGTGGCTATTCGTTTCTGTGCCTATTTTTTCTTATGCTAtggtgtcgtttggtaacacttttttaatcagttttctgtttttaaaagtggaaaaataaaaaatattaaataaaatcttaaGCCTATTAAAAAAAGGTTTTAGAAAGAAAAGACTAACCATAATCTAAGTGGCTCATTATTGGATAAAGGTAAAGACTAACCATAGATTTAAGTGGCTATTCGTTTCTGTGCCTATTTTTTCTTATGCTAtggtgtcgtttggtaacacttttttaatcagttttatatttttaaaagtggaaaaataaaaatatatacagtaAGTACATCATAGATCTTTGATAATAAAAGAATCTaacaaaaacagataataaaaGAACTAAATAATGAAATTTAACAGCACATAATTTCAAAAGAATTTCTAATTTACACCTTTTTTTTTATGCAAAATATCTACACTCTGATTGCTTCAAAGAAAGAATCAAGACAAAAGAAAggaataaagaaacagaaagaaaaagatGTAGAATAACTGATCAATTGAAAATAGTTATTGGCACCATTTTTGAGTATTGGTTATGAAAAATGTTCATACTTTCCCCACTCTGAAGGAGGATTCCATGCTGATAAAAGCATATCTAACTTTGCGTTGGGCAGGCAGTTTCGGACAACAAAATATTTAGTAGTGAAAAGAGCAACTCCAACATCCTTGTGATCTCGGTCAAAGTCATAAATCtgtattaaagaaaaaaagaaaactatgtCAAACTAACTTTTAAATGCTACCTCAGGAAGGGatataaaataaagagaaagaaCCCATCAAAGAAGAGTCAATTACATCCCCataaagacaaaaaaaattaaacaaatcaAGGGAAAACATATGTAACCAAATGAAGCCAAAAAAACGAGAAAGAAAGTTAGCTTACCAAGTCACAGTTCATCATATACTTCTTTAagcactgaaaaaaaaaagcaaaaaattatgtaatttatGATCGAAATTTCAAATCAAAGACTACATTTTTTTAATACCATATTAATCAAGATCAGGGAATCTTTCAGCAGAATTCttgtcacaatttttttcgtaAAAACTTTGGAAGAAGAAATTGAGGGACAACACTGAAATCAATTTCTTGAAGTACGAAACTATTTTTGTGCACCATCATATATTTCATTCAGCCATGCTAGTAAATGTCCGGGTTTTGCTGTATTACTCACCAAAGTCATGCACTCATCTATATTCAAAATAACTTTCTCATCTCATCATATAGAGATGTACATACTGTATACCTTATTTCTTATTCAAAACATTAATTAAAGGGCATGATCAATTCTTTTTCATTTTGACACACTGTTGCAAAAGCTGCAACAAAAAAGCTGACCTTTTCTGGTGGCAGATCTATCCCCAAATTTCCACGAGAGAGAATGATACCATCTGCTTCTTGTAGAATCTCATCAAAATGAGTTAACCCCTagaaagatagagagagagacatTTCTTGTTAAGAATCACATTGTAATGAAAAGGAGAAGGAAATAATGGCAgactaaaaatatttattgcATGTAAACATCCTCATCCATGTAGATGTGAGTTGTACGTACTAATATGATATGAATTGAATATGGTTGCAAAATTAAACAGAGCAATACAACACCATCTATGGTCAATTAAAGTTGTTATGCTGCTATCCTCAATTAGATAAAGTAACACAAGCATAAAAGCTATGCACTGACCATTTAATTAGTTTCTGGTAAGGCATATCAGAATATTCAAAAGAGAGAGATGCCATGTCTCTCAAGGTGGAACCTATCTCAAGTAGTACATCATAGCCTTTCCTTACATCTTCTTCCTACCTACACATTATTACAAAATCCATTTCATGTATCACAATcgtctaaaataaaattttcagatgatgcaaaataaataaattgacaTCCCAAAAACATCCCATGACCAGAGGTGGAATTCGATTGACCAAAAGTGAATAGATCCAAATGAAATGAATCAAATCGAATCAGAAAAACTAAAAGTGAATGGATCCAAATGAAATGAATCGAATCAAACCAAAAGGCCTAACCTTAGCAGCCTTGTAGGCAGAAAGAGTATTTTAGGCAGCCTCCTTTCAATCAGAACCATTTTGGAATTCAGCAAGGTACCTGTGGATATCACCCTTCATTTTCAGGTAAAAGACCTTAGATTCAGCGGCGGTGGCAGAAGGGACAAGCTTTCTCTCAAGCAGATCCAGAATATCATCGAATATGGAGGCGAGTTCGTTCTCGATCTTGGACCTGTATTCCTTGATGGTGGACACGTGTTCGACATTACCACGAGTCTCCTCCTTCTGCTCAATGGAAGAGACGATCCGCCACGAGGCACGGCGAGGTCCAACCATATATTCTTGTAAGCAACGGAGAATAGGTTTCGCTCCTCGAATGTGTGCCCACCAACATCGAGATTTGGCCATGTAAACATTGTCTTCGCGTGTGACCGCCATTGATGGTGCTCAAAGTTAGGGTATGGGTCTGGTATTGGGAATTGAATCAAAGAGAAATTCATTGC
The sequence above is a segment of the Cannabis sativa cultivar Pink pepper isolate KNU-18-1 unplaced genomic scaffold, ASM2916894v1 Contig4, whole genome shotgun sequence genome. Coding sequences within it:
- the LOC115710214 gene encoding LOW QUALITY PROTEIN: 14-3-3 protein 3-like (The sequence of the model RefSeq protein was modified relative to this genomic sequence to represent the inferred CDS: substituted 2 bases at 2 genomic stop codons), translating into MAVTREDNVYMAKSRCWWAHIRGAKPILRCLQEYMVGPRRASWRIVSSIEQKEETRGNVEHVSTIKEYRSKIENELASIFDDILDLLERKLVPSATAAESKVFYLKMKGDIHRYLAEFQNGSDXKEAAXNTLSAYKAAKGLTHFDEILQEADGIILSRGNLGIDLPPEKCLKKYMMNCDLVS